The Rhodococcus rhodochrous DNA window GAGACGTTCGATGTCGCGGCGCAGGGTTCGCAGCGAGACTCCCATCCGGTCGGCGAGTTCGGCGCCGAGCCAGTAGCGGTGGGTCTGCAACAGCGACAGAAGCCGCAGGGTGCGGGAGCTCGTGTCGGACATGACCTCATTCTTCCGCACCTGCAGACCTATAAGTGACAGAAACTGGCACCAATGGCTCGTAGCGTAGTTCTTGCCGGACCACGACGACGAGGAGCACCCGATGACCGAGACCACCACCACCCGGAACGCCACCCCGACCCTCGACCAGGAACGCCGCGATCTGCTGTCGAGCCTCGCCCACGCGCGGCACTTCCTGCGGTTCACGGCTCGCGATCTCACCACTGAACAGGCGTCGCAACGAACGACGGTGAGCGCCTTGACGATCGGCGGACTCATCAAGCACGTCACCGAAGTCGAGCGGGGATGGGCGGATTTCCTCGTGGTCGGAGCCGACTACATGGAGAAGGATTTCACCGAGTGGACCGAAGAGGATTTCGCCGAACGCGACAAGGACTTCCAGCTGCAGCCCGGTGAGACCCTCGAAGGTGCGCTGCGCGCCTACGACGAGGTGGCGGCCCGAACCGACGAGCTGGTGCGCACGCTGCCGTCGCTGGACGTCGTGCACGAACTTCCCAAGGCGCCGTGGAACACCGAGGACGCCTGGTCGGTGCGTCGCGCCCTACTGCACATCGTCGCCGAGACGACGCAGCACGCCGGCCACGCCGACATCATCCGCGAGTCCCTCGACGGAGCGAAGTCGATGGGGTGAACCTGCGGTCGCGCTAGTGCCGGCCGGTGTCGCGCATCAACTCGGCGAGCTCCGTGCGGTCGGAGACGTCGAGTTTGGTGCACGCCCGGTAGATGTGCCCCTCGACGGTGCGGACCGACACCACGAGCCGCTCGGCGATCTGCCGGTTGGACAACCCGGCGGTGACCATGGCGGCGATCTCCCGTTCCCGGCTCGTGAGGGGGAGCGGGCGGGCCGCTTCGTCCAGCGCCGGCGACGAGGCGTGATCGCATCGCGCGGCCAGAGCCGCGGCCGCGGCAGCGGCTTCGACGGATCGACGGGTGTCGCCGTGGTCGCGGTAGGCGATGGCGGCCAGGGCGTGGGCATCGGCCGCGTCGGCGAGGGCGCCGAGCGCCTCGAAGGTCTCCGCGGCGGCGGTCAGTCCTCGCCCGTCCGCCTCCGCGGAAGCGGTCGCGTGGGCGGCCATGACGGCGACGAGACGTCCGTCGCACTGCCCTGCCAGCTCCGAGAGCCGTTCCGCGGTGGTGCGATCCCCGAACCGGGTGGCGGCGTGCAGGGCGATCGCCTCGACGGCGAACTGATCGTGTCGCGCCGCGATCTCCGCTGCCTCCCGGACCGAGGTGATCGCGTTCGTGGTCTCGCCGCGCGCCGCGGCGAGCCACGCCTCCGCGATCCGGAGTTGCGGCTCGAAGACGGCGACGTGCCGGCCGCTGCGCGAGGTCGCCTGAGCCAGTGCGGTATCCGCATCGTTGACGCGCCCGAGGACGGCGTAACCGTGCGTGAGGGCGATGTAGGCCGGCACGTTCCAGGAGACGGTGGCAGCTCGATCGTCCACCTGGAGCGCGGCGACGGCTTGTTCGAGGCGGTACACGGCGTGCACGAACCGCCCGCGGGTGGTGTCGACGACGCCGAGCAGGATGTTCGCCAGGCCCCACGCGAGGTACTGGCCCATCGAGGTGGTGGTTCCGTGGGCGTCGGCGGGGCCGCGCACCGCGCTCTCCCGGTAGGTCTCGGCCCGCCGCTCGGCCTCGTCGAGATCTCCGGTGAGAAGCAATGCGAGAACCTCACCCAGGCCGGCGGGATAGCGCAGCAGGCCGTCGACCTGGTGGGCGACCGCTGCGCAGCGCGCGGCCATCGCAGGGACTTCGTGACCGCGTCCCATCACCGCGAGGGACAGTCCGCCGCCGAAGAACGCCCACTCGACCGCCCAGGGGAGTGCGGTTTCGGTGGCGAAGATGCGGTGAGCGAGGGTGAGCGCATCGCGGGGACGCCCTTCGTACACCGCGCATGCGCAGTCGATCGCGTCGACCACCACCCTCAGGTGCGGGCGCGTGACCAGTTCGCGGAGGGTCGCGAGCACCTGCTGGGCCTCGGCGGCGTTACCC harbors:
- a CDS encoding DinB family protein — translated: MTETTTTRNATPTLDQERRDLLSSLAHARHFLRFTARDLTTEQASQRTTVSALTIGGLIKHVTEVERGWADFLVVGADYMEKDFTEWTEEDFAERDKDFQLQPGETLEGALRAYDEVAARTDELVRTLPSLDVVHELPKAPWNTEDAWSVRRALLHIVAETTQHAGHADIIRESLDGAKSMG
- a CDS encoding helix-turn-helix transcriptional regulator, giving the protein MDQRWPLIQRRGELEIIVAALTDPGRGGVVLTGDPGVGKTTLARMATDSLSAPVRWIAGTESARSIPLGAFAHLIEAPPAGDPVAFLAAARQALLSEHGSDRARLVLGVDDAHLLDPLSATFLHQLALDRAVHTVATVRNGEAVPDAVTSLWKDGHLIRLELSPFTRQQSIDLIETVLGGPLEELSADLIWKASGGNALFVHHLVVGTREAGTLRRVGNVWQLRGGTAVTSELASLLEHRIDHLTPEVLQALQLLAFCEPLDLEILCGLAGDDAVEEAERRGLIDVVDDNRNYRVRYTHPLFGEVVRRRVGRIAGRRIRGQLVEALGSRVQRGPTDRIRLAELSLDSSRAVDPELLETAAHDAIALGDAPLAERLARAAFDATGTFSAADLLARALVWLGGISEVESVLASFDPRTLDESELVRWGATRISNLFWGMGNAAEAQQVLATLRELVTRPHLRVVVDAIDCACAVYEGRPRDALTLAHRIFATETALPWAVEWAFFGGGLSLAVMGRGHEVPAMAARCAAVAHQVDGLLRYPAGLGEVLALLLTGDLDEAERRAETYRESAVRGPADAHGTTTSMGQYLAWGLANILLGVVDTTRGRFVHAVYRLEQAVAALQVDDRAATVSWNVPAYIALTHGYAVLGRVNDADTALAQATSRSGRHVAVFEPQLRIAEAWLAAARGETTNAITSVREAAEIAARHDQFAVEAIALHAATRFGDRTTAERLSELAGQCDGRLVAVMAAHATASAEADGRGLTAAAETFEALGALADAADAHALAAIAYRDHGDTRRSVEAAAAAAALAARCDHASSPALDEAARPLPLTSREREIAAMVTAGLSNRQIAERLVVSVRTVEGHIYRACTKLDVSDRTELAELMRDTGRH